The following proteins come from a genomic window of Pirellula staleyi DSM 6068:
- a CDS encoding TlpA disulfide reductase family protein has protein sequence MSVSTYNSITAVLGLGVVIALVVMVVSLIAMIVRWRSPKRRTHVVRLLGSLAAIVGLIGTQQALLWLVFIPSLGREQMAKFQAAREASLAESSLVRVGDAAPSFTLTTDEGRPFSLPDDKRVTLINFFATWCGPCQLELPHLERIWKANQSQAHFQMLIIGREETTETVQTYRAKYGYTFPMAADPDRSVFARFARESIPRTLVVSPDGQIVYSQAGFNEADLEELEKVLREQLAQLP, from the coding sequence ATGAGCGTTAGCACCTACAATTCGATCACGGCGGTTCTGGGGCTGGGGGTCGTGATTGCCTTGGTGGTGATGGTGGTCTCGCTGATCGCCATGATCGTGCGCTGGAGATCCCCGAAGCGGCGCACGCATGTGGTGCGCCTGCTAGGTTCGCTGGCGGCAATTGTCGGCCTGATTGGAACGCAGCAAGCGCTCCTTTGGCTGGTTTTCATTCCGTCGCTCGGTCGCGAGCAAATGGCAAAGTTCCAAGCGGCCCGCGAGGCAAGTCTGGCAGAGAGTTCGCTGGTGCGCGTCGGTGATGCTGCGCCGTCCTTCACGCTGACGACAGACGAGGGGCGTCCGTTTTCGCTCCCCGACGACAAGCGCGTCACACTAATCAATTTCTTTGCGACCTGGTGTGGACCGTGCCAGCTCGAACTGCCACATCTCGAGCGCATTTGGAAAGCGAACCAAAGCCAGGCGCACTTTCAAATGCTGATCATCGGCCGCGAAGAGACCACGGAAACGGTGCAGACCTACCGCGCAAAGTATGGCTACACTTTCCCGATGGCAGCCGATCCTGATCGGAGCGTGTTTGCCCGTTTCGCCCGAGAATCGATCCCCCGGACTTTGGTCGTGTCGCCCGACGGGCAGATCGTCTACTCCCAAGCCGGCTTCAACGAGGCTGACCTCGAAGAGCTCGAAAAGGTGCTTCGCGAGCAGTTAGCGCAGCTCCCCTGA
- a CDS encoding serine protease: MTSLKLPLFFAFLLLSPAAWANDDFTTQMLRATLKISHDKSTATGFLIATTDGQRPVLVTANHVLEGTPGDETTLLFRRLEAEGEYSKIPTKLAIRSEGKPLWAKHPTADVAAIAVELPEGADYVLIPAETIAGDEALRTHKVHPGENLTCLGYPHREEGSKAGFAIVRDGPIATYPLLPTAKTKTFFLSANTFEGDSGGPVFLVRESRTDAPPTQLIIGLISGQQLLNEEVRTIYGTTTLRHRFGLASVVHASMILETLELLK; encoded by the coding sequence ATGACCTCGCTGAAATTGCCTCTATTTTTTGCCTTTCTGCTCCTTTCGCCAGCCGCCTGGGCCAACGACGATTTCACCACGCAAATGCTGCGGGCCACGCTGAAAATCAGTCACGATAAATCGACCGCCACCGGCTTTCTCATCGCCACCACCGACGGCCAGCGACCCGTGCTCGTCACCGCCAATCATGTCCTCGAGGGGACCCCTGGCGACGAAACGACGCTGCTGTTTCGCAGGCTCGAAGCGGAGGGAGAATACAGCAAAATCCCCACGAAACTGGCGATTCGGAGCGAAGGCAAACCACTCTGGGCCAAGCATCCCACCGCCGATGTGGCCGCCATCGCAGTCGAGCTCCCCGAGGGGGCCGACTATGTGCTGATCCCGGCCGAAACGATCGCGGGCGACGAAGCGCTTCGAACCCACAAAGTCCATCCGGGCGAGAACCTCACCTGCCTCGGCTATCCGCATCGCGAGGAGGGAAGTAAGGCCGGTTTTGCGATCGTCCGCGATGGCCCCATCGCCACCTATCCCCTTCTGCCGACCGCTAAAACGAAGACCTTTTTCCTGAGCGCCAACACGTTTGAAGGGGATAGCGGCGGGCCGGTCTTCCTCGTTCGCGAGTCGCGCACCGATGCTCCCCCGACGCAGCTGATCATCGGCCTCATCTCGGGACAGCAACTCCTCAACGAAGAGGTCCGGACCATCTACGGCACCACCACCTTGCGCCACCGGTTTGGGCTCGCCTCGGTGGTCCACGCCAGCATGATTCTCGAGACCCTCGAGCTGCTGAAATAA
- a CDS encoding c-type cytochrome, whose product MKSTSFSLYTLAVAAAIALSSSLATAPRAIAQEPSPVAPFLKLLASGRVPAERQPLILENICKRGTADDLAVVLERILTDETTTDDLKQSVLGWLTDAATTRKVKPSGDLAGIAKLITASKSAKLQLAAVKLAGEWQVAGIGDALAQLAQSETASPQLQEAAMQGLAAMGDDSSKQLLEKLAASSQSIRVRTLAAAALVKSNLDVAAKLGAATLAASSVADDPAPMIEAILNRQGGSDKLAEALAGEKLQADVAKMALRFMYSIGRSDEALSAILSKAAGVALDTPPPTAEEVEKLVAEVNEKGDAARGEKVFRRADVSCMKCHAINRAGGQIGPELSALGGISPVDYIVNSILNPDLAKKEQYLTRIVLTVDGETFTGIVVDEDDVKMNLKDASGKIITIAIDDIEAQKEGKSLMPQGLTKFLTHDELLDLIKYVSVLGKPGEYALRTVPAIQKWKVLKAPSAELAGDVPNVEIVREHILDLPAEAWQAIYGTTSGALPLDEVKPIVQGSPVVILQGEVNVITGGEVTLQTTSSEPAQIWIDAEPFEASGPITTLLSQGMHKITVRTKIGDSPSPSLKVELAKPEGSEAQFDVVGGN is encoded by the coding sequence ATGAAAAGCACCTCCTTTTCGCTCTACACGCTGGCTGTGGCAGCTGCTATTGCCCTGTCGTCATCGCTGGCAACAGCTCCTCGCGCCATCGCCCAAGAGCCCAGCCCCGTCGCGCCGTTTCTCAAGCTTTTGGCGAGTGGTCGCGTGCCAGCGGAACGTCAGCCTCTGATCCTCGAGAACATCTGCAAACGTGGAACGGCTGACGATCTCGCCGTGGTTCTCGAACGCATCCTTACCGACGAAACAACCACCGACGACTTGAAGCAAAGCGTCCTCGGCTGGCTCACCGATGCCGCCACCACGCGTAAAGTGAAACCTAGCGGCGATCTAGCAGGCATCGCAAAACTCATCACCGCCAGCAAAAGCGCTAAGCTGCAACTGGCGGCTGTGAAACTCGCTGGCGAGTGGCAAGTCGCTGGCATTGGCGACGCGCTCGCGCAATTGGCTCAAAGCGAAACCGCTTCGCCCCAGTTGCAAGAGGCCGCGATGCAAGGGCTCGCCGCCATGGGAGATGACTCCAGCAAACAGTTGCTCGAGAAGCTCGCTGCATCTTCCCAATCGATTCGCGTTCGAACACTCGCCGCTGCAGCGCTTGTGAAGTCGAACCTCGATGTGGCTGCCAAACTGGGGGCTGCTACGCTCGCCGCCAGCAGCGTCGCCGACGATCCAGCGCCAATGATTGAAGCGATCCTGAATCGCCAAGGTGGTTCCGATAAATTGGCCGAAGCGCTCGCTGGCGAAAAGCTGCAAGCCGATGTGGCCAAGATGGCGCTCCGCTTCATGTATTCGATTGGTCGCAGCGATGAAGCTCTTTCGGCGATCCTTAGCAAAGCGGCAGGTGTCGCGCTCGATACCCCACCACCCACCGCCGAAGAAGTCGAGAAGCTCGTCGCCGAAGTGAACGAAAAAGGTGACGCAGCGCGTGGCGAAAAGGTCTTTCGTCGCGCCGATGTCAGCTGCATGAAGTGCCACGCCATCAACCGCGCTGGTGGTCAAATCGGCCCGGAACTTTCGGCCCTCGGTGGCATTTCGCCAGTCGACTACATCGTCAACTCGATCCTCAATCCCGACCTCGCTAAAAAAGAGCAGTACCTCACACGGATCGTCCTCACGGTCGATGGCGAAACCTTCACCGGCATCGTGGTCGACGAAGACGACGTGAAGATGAACCTCAAAGATGCGTCGGGCAAAATCATCACGATCGCCATCGACGATATCGAAGCTCAAAAAGAGGGCAAGTCGCTTATGCCGCAGGGACTAACCAAGTTCCTCACGCACGACGAACTGCTCGACCTTATCAAATACGTTTCGGTCCTCGGTAAGCCGGGCGAGTATGCCCTGCGCACTGTTCCTGCCATTCAAAAATGGAAGGTCCTCAAAGCACCTTCTGCAGAACTCGCCGGCGATGTTCCCAATGTGGAAATCGTCCGCGAGCATATCCTCGATCTCCCCGCTGAAGCGTGGCAAGCGATCTACGGCACCACCAGCGGCGCATTACCCCTCGACGAAGTGAAACCGATTGTCCAAGGCTCTCCCGTCGTGATCTTGCAGGGGGAAGTAAACGTCATCACTGGCGGCGAAGTCACACTGCAAACCACCTCGAGCGAACCTGCTCAAATCTGGATCGATGCCGAACCGTTCGAAGCCAGCGGACCGATCACCACGCTCCTGAGCCAAGGGATGCACAAGATCACCGTTCGCACCAAGATCGGCGATTCTCCCAGCCCGTCGCTGAAAGTCGAACTCGCCAAGCCCGAAGGGAGCGAAGCCCAGTTCGACGTCGTCGGAGGTAACTAA
- a CDS encoding HEAT repeat domain-containing protein yields the protein MTLSRFLSTVAVASFCWWAALTAVAADAPSLKLEKGDRVIIVGNTFAERMQYFGNFEALLQSRFPELELVVRNLGWSADEISLRPRSASFADHGHKLADHQPHVIIACFGFNESFAGEAGLEKFEKDLEKFLRSPQNIDQFTSNRGNWDGSPEAKKEDSPLKNLRQIVLVSPIAHENLKKASLPDGSKNNANLKLYTEVMKKVAEKNGVPFVDLFTPSLAAMESAAKPLTINGVHLNNEGDAAVAVMLDKGLFGDRPATKADMTKLLAEVNEKNLQFFYDYRAVNGFYIYGGRKNPFGTVNFPAEFAKLRKMIANRDQRVWAVAQGKEVPATIDDSNTGEFTKIETNFKAPITVLPPTEALKTFTVADGYELNVFASEVEFPDLANPVQFCFDAKGRLWVVTMPSYPMYLPGTPVNDKILILEDTNGDGRADKQTVFADKLHLPTGIELGDGGCYVCVQPNVMFLKDTNGDDVADVREYVLHGFDSADSHHSISAATWDQGGAMYFQEGTFHHSQIETPYGPTRLANAGVFRYEPRTAKLDVFVSYGFANPWGHIIDSWGQNFVADASGGANYYGTAFSGDVDYPNKHGGLKQFLAKQWRPTAGCELVSNRHFPEEAQGNYLLNNCIGFQGVLQYKMREDGSGFSADPLEPLLKSSDLSFRPVDIEFGPDGALYICDWFNPLVGHMQHSVRDPNRDSKHGRIYRLTYTKKPLLTPVKIAGEPIPQLLSLLASEPEERTRYRVRTELRGRDTKDVIAETEKWVASLDKNDPNLQHHLTEALWIHQQHDVVNEEFLKTVLRSSEPKARAAATRVLCYWSDRVKEPLKLLQVQVNDEHPRVRLEAVRALSFFDSQEAIDIASESLLHDQDDYLKYTFEETLKTLERRVKK from the coding sequence ATGACTTTGAGCCGATTTCTCTCCACGGTCGCAGTCGCCAGCTTTTGCTGGTGGGCCGCACTGACCGCCGTCGCTGCCGACGCGCCTTCCCTGAAACTCGAGAAGGGTGATCGCGTGATCATCGTCGGCAACACCTTTGCCGAACGGATGCAGTACTTCGGCAACTTCGAAGCCTTGCTGCAAAGCCGCTTCCCAGAACTCGAACTCGTGGTCCGCAATCTCGGCTGGTCGGCCGACGAGATCTCGCTCCGCCCACGCTCGGCCTCGTTCGCCGATCACGGTCACAAGCTGGCCGATCATCAGCCTCACGTGATCATTGCCTGCTTCGGTTTCAACGAATCGTTTGCTGGTGAAGCTGGTCTCGAGAAGTTCGAGAAGGACCTCGAGAAGTTCCTGCGTAGCCCCCAAAACATCGATCAGTTCACCAGCAATCGTGGCAACTGGGATGGCTCGCCTGAAGCCAAGAAGGAAGATTCGCCGCTGAAGAATCTTCGTCAAATCGTGCTCGTCTCGCCGATTGCTCACGAGAACCTGAAGAAGGCCTCGCTCCCCGATGGCTCGAAGAACAATGCCAACCTCAAGCTGTACACCGAAGTGATGAAGAAGGTGGCCGAGAAGAACGGTGTGCCATTCGTCGATCTCTTCACCCCTTCGCTCGCTGCGATGGAGTCGGCTGCCAAGCCACTGACGATCAACGGCGTGCACCTCAATAACGAAGGTGATGCCGCTGTTGCCGTGATGCTCGATAAGGGTCTGTTTGGCGATCGTCCTGCTACCAAAGCCGACATGACCAAACTGCTCGCCGAAGTGAACGAGAAGAACCTGCAGTTCTTCTACGACTATCGCGCGGTGAATGGTTTCTACATCTATGGTGGTCGTAAGAATCCGTTCGGAACGGTCAACTTCCCTGCGGAATTCGCCAAGCTTCGCAAGATGATTGCCAACCGCGATCAGCGCGTGTGGGCCGTGGCTCAAGGGAAAGAAGTTCCCGCGACGATCGACGACAGCAACACCGGTGAGTTCACCAAGATCGAGACCAACTTCAAAGCTCCGATCACCGTGCTCCCTCCCACCGAAGCACTCAAGACGTTCACTGTGGCTGATGGCTACGAGCTCAATGTCTTTGCTTCGGAAGTTGAATTCCCCGACCTCGCCAACCCCGTGCAGTTCTGCTTCGATGCCAAGGGTCGCTTGTGGGTTGTCACGATGCCTTCGTACCCGATGTACCTCCCTGGTACGCCGGTGAACGACAAGATTCTGATCCTCGAAGATACCAACGGCGACGGCCGCGCCGACAAGCAAACCGTTTTCGCTGATAAGCTCCACTTGCCCACCGGTATCGAACTGGGCGATGGGGGCTGCTATGTCTGCGTTCAGCCGAACGTGATGTTCCTGAAAGACACCAACGGCGACGATGTCGCTGATGTGCGTGAGTACGTGCTGCACGGTTTCGACAGTGCCGATTCGCACCACTCGATCTCCGCTGCCACGTGGGATCAAGGTGGCGCGATGTACTTCCAAGAGGGTACGTTCCACCACTCGCAAATCGAAACCCCTTACGGCCCCACTCGCCTAGCCAACGCTGGCGTGTTTCGCTACGAACCTCGCACCGCCAAGCTCGACGTTTTTGTGAGCTACGGCTTTGCTAATCCTTGGGGTCACATCATCGACAGCTGGGGCCAGAACTTTGTGGCCGATGCTTCGGGTGGTGCGAACTACTACGGCACAGCGTTCTCGGGCGATGTCGATTACCCAAACAAGCATGGTGGACTCAAGCAGTTCCTTGCCAAACAGTGGCGTCCCACCGCTGGCTGCGAACTCGTTTCGAACCGTCACTTCCCTGAAGAAGCTCAAGGCAATTACCTGCTCAACAACTGCATCGGTTTCCAAGGGGTGCTGCAGTACAAGATGCGCGAGGATGGAAGTGGCTTCTCGGCCGATCCGCTCGAGCCACTCCTCAAGTCGAGCGACCTCAGCTTCCGCCCTGTCGATATCGAGTTTGGTCCCGACGGTGCCCTGTACATCTGCGACTGGTTCAACCCACTCGTCGGTCACATGCAGCACTCGGTTCGCGATCCGAACCGCGATTCGAAGCATGGTCGCATCTACCGGCTGACCTACACCAAGAAGCCGCTGCTCACGCCTGTGAAAATCGCAGGCGAGCCCATTCCTCAGCTCCTTTCGCTCCTGGCATCGGAACCTGAAGAACGGACTCGCTATCGCGTTCGCACGGAACTCCGTGGCCGCGACACCAAGGACGTGATTGCTGAAACCGAGAAGTGGGTCGCTTCGCTCGATAAGAACGATCCGAACCTGCAGCACCACCTGACCGAAGCTCTTTGGATTCACCAGCAGCACGATGTGGTGAACGAAGAGTTTTTGAAGACGGTGCTTCGCTCGAGCGAACCGAAAGCCCGCGCTGCTGCCACGCGCGTGCTCTGCTACTGGAGCGACCGCGTGAAGGAGCCACTCAAGCTCCTCCAAGTGCAAGTCAACGACGAGCACCCACGCGTCCGCCTCGAAGCTGTCCGTGCCCTCTCGTTCTTCGATAGCCAGGAAGCAATCGACATCGCCAGCGAATCGCTGCTGCACGATCAAGACGACTACCTGAAGTACACGTTCGAAGAAACGCTGAAGACACTCGAGCGCCGCGTCAAGAAGTAA
- a CDS encoding sodium-translocating pyrophosphatase, translating into MHLARNASLARLASLATIASAPLLLVAFPATLLAQEPAAAQAAGSFGVMEYVWWTLCLVASIAALVQAWVFYKAMMASDEGTPKMVEIAGYVRTGAAAYLNQQYKVVAIFFVVIGALLAVQAFYLKVQSEFVPFAFITGGLFSGLAGYFGMKTATWASSRTAAAAQKSLNQGLQVAFRSGAVMGLVVVGLGLLDITLWYALLRWVFGQNLQETTVAMLCFGMGASSQALFARVGGGIFTKAADVGADLVGKVEQGIPEDDPRNPATIADNVGDNVGDVAGMGADLYESYCGSILATAALGVAAFLDSGDMQLRAMFLPLAIAGVGIFLSIIGMYLIRTGEDATQKHLLAALANGINAATLLSAAASIALTWLIMPGYLGIAGSVIVGLVAGWMIGKWTEYSTSDEYQPTKELAAQSLTGPATVIIGGIAEGMISTWFPVVVVAVGTLLAFGFSTSWNFADVQLFSLGLYGVGIAAVGMLSTLGITLATDAYGPIADNAGGNAEMAHLGPEVRKRTDALDSLGNTTAATGKGFAIGSAALTALALLAAYVEEVRIGFDRWGKSPEIITETADDGYYKINDRFVVHKEGSDRKAWEMYLVMPDDARMTGWKKGTDQELATPAGIASKLSIDEANITGDKTAMFLTIAGLPQPIKLVNLHRATLPDFAAYYDATLINPKSLVGMFLGAMSVFVFCAMTMKAVGRAAKGMVEEVRRQFKEKPGIMKGTELPDYAAPVAISTKAAQREMILPSLLGLLTPVAVGMVLGVGGVLGLLVGCLSTGFCVAIFMANSGGSWDNAKKHIEAGNFGGKGTDAHKAAVVGDTVGDPFKDTSGPSLNILIKLMSMVSVVVAGLVVRYSLEALGIF; encoded by the coding sequence ATGCACCTCGCTCGGAATGCTTCTTTGGCTCGTCTCGCGTCGCTGGCAACCATCGCCTCCGCCCCACTGCTGCTCGTCGCGTTTCCGGCGACGCTGCTGGCGCAAGAGCCCGCTGCTGCACAAGCCGCCGGCAGTTTTGGAGTGATGGAATACGTCTGGTGGACCCTCTGCCTCGTCGCGTCGATCGCCGCCCTGGTGCAAGCCTGGGTCTTCTATAAGGCGATGATGGCGTCGGACGAAGGAACCCCCAAGATGGTCGAAATCGCCGGCTATGTGCGGACCGGCGCGGCCGCTTATTTGAATCAGCAGTACAAAGTGGTGGCGATCTTTTTTGTCGTCATCGGCGCGCTTCTGGCCGTACAAGCGTTTTACTTGAAGGTGCAAAGCGAGTTTGTTCCGTTCGCGTTCATCACCGGAGGTCTGTTCAGCGGACTGGCTGGCTACTTCGGCATGAAAACCGCCACTTGGGCCAGCAGCCGCACCGCCGCCGCGGCTCAGAAGTCGCTCAACCAGGGTCTGCAAGTCGCCTTTCGCAGCGGCGCGGTGATGGGACTCGTGGTGGTGGGCCTCGGTCTGCTCGACATCACCCTGTGGTATGCCCTGCTCCGCTGGGTGTTTGGCCAGAACCTGCAAGAGACCACCGTGGCGATGCTCTGCTTCGGCATGGGTGCTTCGAGCCAGGCGCTGTTTGCCCGCGTCGGCGGTGGCATCTTCACGAAAGCGGCCGACGTCGGTGCCGACCTGGTTGGTAAAGTCGAACAAGGGATTCCGGAAGATGATCCGCGCAACCCCGCCACCATCGCCGACAACGTGGGTGATAACGTCGGCGACGTCGCTGGCATGGGCGCCGATCTCTATGAATCGTACTGCGGCAGTATCCTCGCCACCGCAGCGCTCGGCGTGGCAGCGTTTCTCGACAGCGGCGACATGCAGCTGCGAGCGATGTTCCTGCCACTGGCGATCGCCGGGGTCGGCATTTTTCTTTCGATCATCGGGATGTACCTGATTCGGACCGGCGAAGATGCTACGCAAAAACACCTCCTGGCCGCTTTGGCCAATGGCATCAACGCCGCCACGCTGCTGAGCGCCGCCGCTTCGATCGCCCTCACCTGGCTGATCATGCCCGGCTATCTCGGCATCGCCGGAAGCGTGATCGTGGGACTCGTCGCCGGCTGGATGATCGGCAAATGGACCGAATACTCCACGAGCGACGAGTATCAGCCGACCAAAGAACTCGCGGCCCAATCCCTCACCGGACCTGCCACCGTCATCATCGGCGGCATTGCCGAAGGGATGATCAGCACCTGGTTTCCGGTGGTGGTTGTCGCCGTCGGCACACTGCTCGCCTTCGGCTTCTCGACGAGCTGGAATTTCGCCGACGTGCAGCTCTTCTCGCTCGGGCTCTACGGTGTTGGCATCGCGGCTGTCGGCATGCTCAGCACCCTGGGCATCACACTCGCTACTGACGCCTATGGACCAATCGCCGACAACGCCGGTGGCAACGCCGAAATGGCCCACCTCGGCCCTGAAGTTCGTAAACGGACCGACGCCCTCGACAGCCTCGGCAACACCACCGCCGCGACTGGCAAAGGCTTTGCCATTGGCTCAGCCGCTCTCACAGCACTGGCCCTTTTGGCCGCCTATGTCGAAGAGGTTCGCATCGGCTTCGATCGCTGGGGCAAAAGCCCCGAGATCATCACCGAGACTGCCGACGACGGCTACTACAAAATCAACGACCGCTTCGTCGTCCATAAAGAAGGGAGCGATCGTAAAGCGTGGGAAATGTACCTCGTGATGCCCGACGATGCCCGCATGACCGGCTGGAAAAAGGGGACCGATCAGGAGCTCGCCACACCGGCCGGAATCGCCTCGAAATTGAGCATCGACGAGGCCAATATCACCGGCGATAAAACGGCGATGTTCCTCACGATCGCGGGGCTTCCTCAGCCGATCAAGCTGGTCAACTTGCACCGCGCTACGCTCCCCGATTTCGCCGCCTACTACGACGCCACGCTCATCAACCCCAAATCGCTGGTCGGCATGTTCCTCGGGGCAATGTCGGTCTTCGTTTTCTGCGCCATGACGATGAAAGCGGTCGGCCGCGCCGCCAAGGGCATGGTCGAAGAAGTCCGCCGCCAGTTCAAAGAAAAACCGGGCATCATGAAAGGGACCGAGCTTCCCGACTACGCTGCCCCAGTCGCCATCAGCACCAAAGCAGCCCAGCGCGAAATGATCCTCCCCAGCTTGCTCGGACTTCTCACCCCCGTAGCGGTCGGCATGGTCCTCGGCGTCGGCGGTGTCCTCGGTCTCCTCGTCGGCTGTCTCTCCACCGGCTTCTGCGTCGCCATCTTCATGGCCAACTCGGGTGGCTCGTGGGACAACGCTAAAAAGCATATCGAGGCGGGCAATTTTGGCGGAAAAGGGACCGACGCCCACAAGGCGGCTGTCGTCGGCGACACCGTCGGCGACCCCTTCAAAGACACCAGCGGCCCGAGCCTCAACATCCTCATCAAACTGATGAGCATGGTCAGCGTCGTCGTCGCCGGCCTCGTCGTCCGCTACAGCCTCGAAGCCCTCGGAATCTTCTAA
- a CDS encoding IS5-like element ISPist1 family transposase, producing MDGAVSFDAYRMPDELWQQMQFLLPPYIPSPLGGRPRAVLRDVADAIFYRIRTGCQWKAIPRCLAAGSTAHSYFQQWVEQGVFDDLWQLALELFDDLVGLDWRWQAVDGAMTKAPLGGEATGKNPTDRAKLGTKRSLMTDARGIPVGLAVSGANTHDSRLLQATLENRLLRFPRDPNSRCERLLLDKAYDSQAIRTLVEEQLSFRAHIRSRHQEIREKERARPRRWVVERTHSWLNRFRGVLLRWEKKVDNHIAILQLACAFYTLKQAQVLG from the coding sequence ATGGACGGTGCTGTTAGCTTTGATGCCTATCGAATGCCCGACGAATTGTGGCAGCAAATGCAATTCCTGTTGCCTCCCTACATTCCCTCCCCCTTGGGCGGACGGCCCAGAGCCGTACTACGCGACGTAGCAGATGCCATCTTTTACCGAATTCGCACAGGCTGTCAATGGAAAGCAATACCACGCTGCCTCGCTGCGGGAAGCACCGCCCACAGCTACTTTCAGCAATGGGTAGAGCAAGGCGTATTCGACGATCTGTGGCAGCTAGCGCTCGAACTGTTTGACGACCTCGTGGGACTCGACTGGCGCTGGCAAGCGGTCGATGGAGCGATGACCAAAGCGCCCCTAGGCGGCGAAGCGACCGGCAAAAACCCCACCGATCGGGCCAAGCTGGGAACCAAACGCTCGCTCATGACCGATGCTCGTGGCATCCCCGTTGGGCTCGCCGTCTCTGGAGCCAATACCCACGATTCACGTCTTCTTCAAGCAACCTTGGAGAACCGTCTTTTAAGATTCCCAAGAGATCCTAACTCCCGTTGTGAACGTCTTCTATTAGATAAAGCTTATGACTCCCAAGCTATTCGCACGCTGGTGGAAGAGCAGCTGTCGTTTCGAGCTCACATTCGCTCACGCCATCAAGAGATTCGGGAAAAGGAGCGTGCTCGACCCAGGCGGTGGGTCGTCGAGCGTACTCACAGCTGGCTCAACCGCTTTCGCGGCGTACTGCTCCGATGGGAGAAGAAAGTCGACAATCACATCGCGATCCTGCAACTGGCCTGCGCCTTCTATACCCTCAAACAAGCTCAGGTTCTCGGATAG
- a CDS encoding sulfatase-like hydrolase/transferase — translation MKTWLLTFGALWLMLFATNLRGAETESARAKPARPNIVILYADDMGWGDLGAQNPDSKIPTPNLDRLASQGLRLTDAHSSSGICTPSRYALLHGRYHWRKFHGIVNSFDQSVMDDERVTMAELLKTEGYKTACIGKWHLGWDWNAIKRPGAKGGAQGTGFAAEDFDWSKPIPGGPLSHGFDYYYGDDVPNFPPYAWFENDRIVVPPTVRVTTTEPTAEGNWEARPGPAVKDWDFWNVMPTLTDKAVAWINKQKADEPFFLYFPFTSPHAPIVPTKEFTGKSQAGGFGDFMTQTDATVGRVLEALDKQGLAENTLVIFTADNGPEHYAYERVRKFEHRSMGPLRGLKRDLWEGGHRVPMVIRWPKHVPAGKVSDGLMSQIDLLATIATIVDAEIPAGSADDSYNQLPLWTGTAPSARDTLVHNTNAGGYAIRHGHWVLIDAKSGGVSKVPAWFDEASGYTANKQPGELYNLQDDLAQKHNLYADHKEKVDDLKARLQTIREKGQVR, via the coding sequence ATGAAAACGTGGTTACTCACTTTTGGCGCGCTGTGGTTGATGCTGTTTGCGACGAACTTGCGCGGGGCTGAAACGGAGTCAGCCCGTGCCAAACCAGCGCGGCCGAACATCGTGATTTTGTATGCCGACGATATGGGGTGGGGGGATCTTGGGGCGCAGAACCCGGACTCGAAAATTCCGACGCCGAATCTCGATCGACTCGCCAGCCAAGGGTTGCGCTTGACTGATGCTCACAGTTCGTCGGGCATTTGTACGCCCAGCCGCTACGCGCTGCTGCATGGCCGTTATCACTGGCGCAAATTTCATGGCATTGTGAACTCGTTCGATCAGAGCGTGATGGATGACGAGCGCGTGACAATGGCCGAACTGCTGAAGACCGAGGGGTACAAAACAGCCTGCATTGGGAAGTGGCATTTGGGCTGGGACTGGAATGCCATCAAGCGTCCCGGCGCGAAAGGTGGCGCGCAGGGAACCGGCTTTGCCGCCGAAGATTTCGACTGGAGCAAGCCGATTCCAGGAGGTCCGCTGTCGCACGGTTTTGATTACTACTATGGGGACGATGTGCCCAATTTTCCTCCCTACGCTTGGTTTGAAAACGACCGGATCGTGGTGCCGCCGACCGTGCGCGTGACCACTACCGAACCAACAGCGGAAGGGAACTGGGAAGCGCGCCCAGGGCCAGCAGTGAAGGACTGGGATTTCTGGAACGTGATGCCGACGCTGACCGACAAAGCAGTTGCTTGGATCAATAAGCAGAAAGCGGACGAGCCTTTCTTTTTGTACTTCCCGTTCACTTCTCCCCACGCGCCGATTGTGCCAACGAAAGAGTTCACCGGCAAATCGCAAGCCGGTGGTTTTGGCGACTTCATGACCCAAACCGACGCCACCGTGGGACGGGTGCTCGAAGCGCTCGACAAGCAAGGGCTCGCGGAAAACACGCTGGTGATTTTCACCGCCGACAATGGGCCCGAACATTATGCCTATGAGCGCGTCCGCAAGTTCGAGCATCGCAGCATGGGTCCACTGCGGGGACTGAAGCGCGACCTGTGGGAAGGTGGTCATCGCGTGCCGATGGTGATCCGCTGGCCCAAGCATGTGCCTGCGGGCAAAGTGAGCGACGGGCTAATGAGCCAGATTGATCTGCTCGCCACCATCGCCACGATTGTCGATGCCGAGATCCCCGCAGGATCAGCCGACGATAGCTACAACCAACTTCCACTCTGGACAGGAACCGCCCCCAGCGCCCGCGATACGCTGGTGCATAACACCAACGCGGGCGGCTACGCGATTCGCCACGGCCACTGGGTACTGATCGACGCCAAATCGGGTGGCGTCTCGAAAGTCCCCGCCTGGTTTGATGAAGCCAGCGGCTACACCGCCAACAAACAGCCGGGAGAACTCTATAACCTTCAAGACGACCTGGCTCAAAAGCACAATCTCTACGCCGATCACAAAGAAAAGGTCGACGACCTCAAAGCCCGCCTTCAAACCATTCGCGAAAAGGGGCAAGTGAGGTAG